One region of Armigeres subalbatus isolate Guangzhou_Male chromosome 3, GZ_Asu_2, whole genome shotgun sequence genomic DNA includes:
- the LOC134226276 gene encoding arylsulfatase B-like isoform X2 — translation MQCIMKLLLASVSLMIGMLEGAVGSPNVIVIVADDLGWNDVSFHSSKQIFTPNIDVLAYHGVILNRHYSAPFGVASQAALMTGFHPLELGVKGPTFYGADQPWLFGSEVQLMPEYFREAGYATHLVGKWGLGFSRKEYTPTQRGFDSHFGFLGPYIDYWDHSLKLHNTSTRGLDMRRNLEVDYSVNGSYATDLFNGEAVRLIQEHDQKKPLLLVLTHLAPHTGNEDDPMQAPAEEVEKFDYIKDGKRRVLAAMISKVDEGVGQIMQALKERDMLDNSIVLFYADNGAPTVGIHSNAGSNFPLKGQKYSPWEGAVRTVAAIWSPLLNLTGGRVSNQWIHVSDWLPTLAHAARIEGIPIGSDIDGRNQWEALKNPAISVRNVVMNNIDELHHYSSYSRNGWKYVNGTSWEGKFDSWMGELDEEDELSEEEYVVMLAGSVVGRMMPLDLDHVARLRREAAVECGDLSEAKDCKPMESACLFNLLDDPCERNNVASENLDILEELREEVEQYRQMAVEPRNKPADSRADPGFYNNTWTWWLDEIDSRSNMYLFPVLIIVISIVMIALIILITRPFK, via the exons ATGCAATGCATTATGAAGTTGTTGCTTGCCTCGGTGTCGCTGATGATCGGGATGCTGGAAGGTGCCGTTGGGTCTCCGAATGTGATTGTTATCGTTGCTGACGATCTT GGTTGGAACGATGTCAGCTTTCACAGTTCAAAGCAGATCTTCACGCCGAACATCGACGTTTTGGCATACCACGGTGTCATTCTAAACCGGCATTACTCTGCGCCCTTTGGCGTAGCATCTCAAGCAGCGCTGATGACCGGCTTTCATCCGCTTGAGTTGGGCGTAAAAGGTCCCACCTTTTACGGAGCAGATCAGCCATGGCTTTTCGGGTCGGAAGTGCAACTGATGCCTGAATACTTCCGAGAAGCGGGATATGCGACGCATTTGGTCGGCAAGTGGGGTCTTGGTTTCTCCCGGAAGGAGTACACCCCTACCCAACGGGGGTTCGATAGCCACTTCGGATTTCTGGGGCCGTACATCGATTACTGGGATCACAGCTTGAAGTTGCATAAT ACCTCGACGCGTGGACTGGACATGCGGCGGAATTTGGAAGTGGATTATTCGGTTAATGGAAGCTACGCGACGGATTTGTTCAACGGTGAAGCAGTACGCCTGATACAGGAGCACGATCAGAAGAAGCCGCTGCTGTTGGTGTTGACACATCTGGCACCTCACACTGGCAACGAGGACGATCCAATGCAGGCTCCCGCCGAAGAGGTGGAGAAGTTCGACTACATCAAAGACGGAAAGCGTCGCGTGTTGGCGG CCATGATCTCCAAGGTCGACGAAGGGGTTGGTCAGATAATGCAAGCACTCAAAGAACGCGACATGCTCGACAACTCGATCGTGCTGTTCTACGCCGACAATGGGGCACCGACAGTAGGGATCCACTCGAACGCTGGCTCAAACTTTCCGTTAAAAGGG CAAAAATACAGTCCGTGGGAGGGGGCAGTTCGGACGGTTGCTGCCATCTGGAGTCCCCTATTGAATCTGACCGGTGGCCGTGTATCAAACCAGTGGATTCACGTGAGCGATTGGCTACCAACGCTGGCGCATGCCGCCCggatcgaaggaattcccattGGCAGTGACATAGACGGGCGTAATCAGTGGGAAGCGCTAAAGAATCCGGCAATTAGTGTTAGGAATGTGGTAATGAATAATATCGACGAGTTGCACCACTACAGTAGCTATAGCCGGAATGGGTGGAAGTACGTGAATGGAACATCGTGGGAGGGAAAGTTCGATAGCTGGATGGGTGAATTGGATGAAGAAGACGAGTTGAGTGAGGAAGAGTATGTGGTGATGCTTGCGGGGTCCGTAGTTGGGCGGATGATGCCACTAGATTTGGATCATGTAGCTCGTTTGCGGCGCGAGGCGGCTGTTGAATGTGGAGATTTGAGCGAGGCAAAGGATTGCAAACCGATGGAATCGGCATGTTTGTTCAATCTGTTGGATGATCCCTGCGAGAGGAACAATGTGGCTTCGGAAAATTTGGATATTTTGGAGGAGCTACGAGAAGAAGTTGAACAGTATAGACAGATGGCCGTTGAACCTCGGAACAAGCCAGCTGATTCGCGCGCTGATCCTGGATTCTACAACAATACGTGGACCTGGTGGCTGGATGAAATTGATTCTCGGTCAAATATGTACCTGTTTCCTGTTTTGATAATAGTCATTTCGATAGTTATGATAgcattaattattttaataacaCGTCCCTTTAAATAG